The Gloeobacter violaceus PCC 7421 DNA window TGGAAGGGTGCACTCGATTTCGATAACAAGACCTACGCCGGCCGCTCGTTGCTGGTGAGCGCTCCCGACACGCCCGGCTCGGGCGAGGGGGATCTGGTGGCCCAGACCGCCGCGGGCGGTGAGCCGCTGGTCGGACGCTTTCGGATGGGCGAGGATGACGCTCTGACTTTGTTGACCCGCCATGGCGCCGTCGAAATCAAGGAGCGGTTACTGTTCGCCAGCCCGAACCTGCGCCTGCGCGCGGGCGTGGTCACCGGCCCGGACGGCCTGAGCGTCACGACCTTCTGTTCGGAGGTGCGCAGGGCAGAAGCCCCCCCCGCCCAGCAACCGCCGCAGACCCAGGCGCGCACCTGGCCCAGCCAAACGAACGAACTGCCGGATTGGATCACCGAGGAGATGGCCAACAAGGGCGATAACCCGGAGGTTTAGCGGGAAGTCTCCTCCGGGCTGCGGCTGCCTGTCGGGGGGATGCTGCCGTTGGTGGTGCCGTCGATGACGACGCGCACCTCGCGTTGGGGAAAGGGAATCGCAATCCGGTGGGTGCGCAGGGCCGCCTCGACGGCGAAGTTGAGCTGGGATTTGAGTCTTGGGATCAAATTGGGCGCACTTACCCAGACGAGAAGTTCGAGATTGAGCGACGAATCGCCGAAGCCCGCCAGCCACACCTCCGGCGCCGGCTCGGCCAGTACTCCTGTTTGTCGGGCTGCCACACCCAGCAATACCTGCCGGGTTCGGTCGAGATCGCTGCCGTAGGCGACGCCGATGGGCAAACGTACCCGCGTCTGGGGCTTGCCGCGCGTCCAGTTGATGACACGGTTGCTCACAAATTCGGTGTTGGGGACGATGATCATGATGTTGTCGGGGGTGATGATCTCCGTCGAGCGCAGGCCGATGTGGCTGACATCGCCGATCGTGTCTCCGACGGTCACCCGGTCGCCCACCGAAATCGGCCGCTCCAGCAGAATGATCACTCCTGAAATCAAGTTGGAGGCGATATTTTGTAAGCCAAAGCCGATGCCCACGCCCAGGGCGCTTGCCAGCACCACCAGACCGCTCACGTCGATTCCTACGAAGCGCAGGGCGATGTAAAGTCCGGCGACGATGACCAGCACGTTGACGATCTGATCGAGGGCGTTGGCGAGGGTGGCTTCCAATCGGCCCGCCACCAGCTGCCGCACCAGCCGCCGCCCCTGGCGCCCGAGCCAGATGGACATCACGGTCAGCACCGCGAAGACCAGCACCGAGGTGGCCGAGACGGCCGTGCCGCTGATCGTAAACAGCGGCTGGGTAAAAAACCGGCCAAGATATTGCAGTACCTGCTCCATGGGCTCCAGGCGTCGCTATCTTTCCCAGGGTAACCGTCAGTGGGCCTGGCGCACTTCCTTGAGTACCAGCAGATCCTGGCGCGGGTCCACCTGCACGATCTGTAAATCGACCATCTCACCTTTGGAGACGGGCCGGTCGAGGCGCACCGGCAGCCTGAGGGCGACGCTCTCGAGCAGCACCAGCGCCCGCTGCGGGTCGCCGCCCAGATAGTCGAGCACCAGACCGGGCTGGACCTGGTGGCGGCGGTGGCGCAGGTACTCGTAGATCCAATAGCGCTCCGAGAGCCGCTCGATCTGGGTGACCTCTTGGCCGGCGGCGTCGATCATGGCGAGTAACTCTTTGAGGTGCTCCAGGGTCAGCGGGAGCGGCTCGTGGCGCAGGTGGGCCTTGATTTGAAAGTGCACCAGCAGGTCGCTGTAGCGGCGGATGGGCGAGGTGGCCTGGGTGTAGGCGTCGAGGCCCAACCCGGCGTGGCGGGCCGGGTAGACGCTCACCTCGCCGCGCTGCATGCAGCGGCAGACGGCAAATTCGCGTACCGGCCCGGCGGGCAGGCGCAGCAACTCGTCGGCAGGGGGCAGTTCGGGCGCCGGTTGGGTGCGAAAAGGCACCGGGATGCCCGCCTCGATGGCCAGCCGCGCCGCCAGTTCCCCCGCCAGGATCATCATCTCGGAGACCAGCAGCCGGGAAGCCGAATCCCCCAGAATCTCCAGGCGGATTTCGTCATCTTTGACTTTGACCTGCGCTTCGGGCAGGTCGATGCTGACCGCCCCGCGCTGGTGGCGGTGGCGGCGGCGGGCCAGGGCGATTTCGTGCAGGCGCGCAAGCACCGGCTCCTCGCCGCTGGCGATAAGCGGGTCGGCTTCTTCGTAGGTGACCGGGTAGACCGTGCGCACCAGGGCCGGGGTGACCTCGAAGTTCTCGACGGCACCGTCGGGACCGATGATGGCGCCGAAGCTCAAAGCACAGTTGAGTTGCCCCGGCAGCAGGCTCATCGGACCGGTGGCCAGTTCCGGCGGAAACATCGGGATGGCGCCGGTGGGCAGGTAGACGCTGGTGGCCCGCCGCCGGGCTTCCGCTTCGAGCGGGTCGCCCGGCTGCACCCAGCGGGTCGGATCCGCGATGTGGATCCACAATTTTTCGCGGCCGTCCTCGAGCATTTCAAGGCTCAAGCCGTCGTCGATTTCGCGGGTCGATTCGTCGTCGATCGTGTAGATGGCAAGCCGCCCAAAATCGCGGCGCGAGGCCGGATCGGCCGGCGGATTCTCCAGCAACTTGCGGGCGTATTCGCTTACCGGAGTGCCGAAGTGCACCGGGATGCCCGAGCGGCGCAGGTGAATATTTTCGTGGGGCGACCAGAGCCTGAGGGCGACCAAAAGGGCAATCGCGTCCTCGCTGCGGGTGGTGTGGCCCAACTGGCTCAGCACGTCCTGGGCGCTCGCGCGGTCGGAAGCTTCGTCTCCCCACAGCGCGTAGCGTTCGAGGGCATCGAGGCGCAACCGGTCGCTGGGCTCCCATTCGTCTGCGGCCCCACCCAACACCGATTGCACTCTGGCTAGAAAGCGCGCCTGTTCCTGGGCTTTGCGCTGCTCGACCGCCTGCTGGTGGCGCAACTCCTCGACCTGGGCGGTCGGGCGCGGCTCGTAACCGTCGCCCTTTTGCTTGAAGTAGAGCCGGTCTTCGCTCAGTAGACAGTGGGCCGCGTAGCAAGCGGCGGGAGCGGCGGTGTCAAACAGCAGCTGGGCGAGATCCTCGGGGCTTACCAGCGCGTGGCTCTCGCGAAAAAGCTCCCAGGCCACCTCCAGATCTGCTTGGTCCAGGTAATTTTGCACCTGCGACTCAAAAGCCGGCAGTTCGCTGGTGCGGTAGGGGCCACCGGCCACCTGGTAGGTGATTTGCCGGGGATGCACGGTCTGGGTGTTGCCCGTCTGGGTCTGGAGGTTGAAATTTTTCTTGCCGTCCGGGCCGCTGATCACTCCCAAGCGCCGGCCTCCTTGCAGGCGAAATTCCACCAGAGTCCCTCTTTCCACAAACGTCCAGCCAGTGCGCAGTACCTGACTACTTTATCCGCAGGCCCGCGCCGCTCGGAAGCGATTGACGCAATTCTCTGCAATGGCGCAAGTCTGTAGGGTAGAGCTTTTATCGGTACCGACAGGCCGTCGAGCCCAAAGCGAACGCATCATAGTGGAGCAAAACAGATTTTGCGAAGCGGTTCGCTCCAGGCTGGCTGTGAACTACACTGTTGAGCTCGAACAAGAAATCGACGGGCGGTGGCTGGCTGAGATTACCGAACTTCCCGGTGTTGTTGCCTATAGGAAACAAGGGAACGGGCAATGGCTGTCGTTCAGGCTCTTGCGCTGCATGTGCTCGCAGACAGACTTGAGCACAAGTCTGTCAACTTTGAGTAGCCAGGATTGCCTCGATTTCGGCCAGATCTGCCTCCCCGAGGTGAAATCCCGAAGCTTCGACGTTCTCTCTGACTTGATCCGGCCGGCGGGCGCCCACGATCGCGGAAGTGACAGCCGTATCGCGCAGCACCCAGGCGATGGCCAACTGTCCGACGCTCTTGCCGTAGCGCGCGGCGATCGGCCGCAGGTGCTCGACGAGGGCCAAATTGCGATCGAGATTTTCGGGCGCGAACCAGGCGGCCCGCCGTCGCCAGTCGTCGGGGGCAAGGCGGTCGGGATCGAACTTGCCGGTGAGCAAACCCGCCTGCATGGGGCTGTAGACGACGATGCCGATGCCGTGCTCGCGGCAAAACGGCACCAGTTCCGCCTCGATGCCGCGCTTGATGAGGCTGTAGGGTGGCTGCAGCGAGGTGACCGGATGGATGGGCAGAATTTTTTCAAGCAGCGGCACATCGAAATTGGACACGCCGGCATAGCGCACTTTGCCCGCTTCGACCAATTCCACCATCGCGCCCCAGGAGTCCTCGACCGGCGTATTCACATCCGGCCAGTGGAACTGGTAGAGGTCGATGTGATCCACCCCCAGACGCCGCAGGCTCGCATCGGCCTCGGCTGTGATCGACTTGGGCCTCAGCGAGCGCACGGGGCTTTTGGTCTCCCCTCCGAGCAAGCCGCACTTGGTGGCGATGAACACCTCGTCGCGGCGGCCTTTGACCGCCTCACCCACGATCTTCTCCGAGTGGCCGAAGCCATAGACCGCGGCGGTATCGATCCAGTTGACCCCGGCGTCGAGGGCGGCGCGAATTGCTGCTGCCGATTCGCGGTCGTCCACCGGTCCCCAACCGAACTGCCAGGGTCCGTCGACGGCCCAGGCCCCGAAGCCGATTGTGGTGATGTGCGGGCCGTTGGTACCAAGCCGGCGCGTTTCCATCGTTTCGTTGTCCCAAGCGCTGTCATCAGTGTCGCCCTTGGGAGACCCAAAGCCAACGCCGCCTTCAGCACCCGCTTCCGGAGACCTGGGCACCCGGAGAGGCGAACAGCATCAGCCAGTCGATGTAACGCATGGCGTAGGCTTGGGCCAGATCGGGGGTTGCAAAACACAGCAACGGCTCGCCGAAGGGTTTGCCCTGCGGATTGAGCAGGTCGGCCACATAGCCGCGAATTAGCCAGCGCGTCGAGATGCGCCAGTTGCGGTAGGTCCGCTGCGTGCAAAGGTGGGCGTCGCTTTTTTGAAAGCGGTGCTCGCGCCTGCGGGCCTCGCGCTGAAAAAGGCGGCGGCGCAGCGCTGCAAGCCGGGTTGAATGTTTACGGAGCGAAGAGCGCGGATCTTCGCATTTTGCGCGTCTGGATAGGGTGATCGTACTGGAGGGGTGGCTGTTGGGCATCGTGCAACCGCGGAATGACGGCAACAACACATGGGCGAGAATACTCGGGGGAAGGACGCATAGGCTATGGGTCGGTTATAGCAAGTTCCCCGAAAAACGCAGGTAATCCAGTGTACAAAATTTACATTACCGACTGGTGCAATCCCGGTTGCAGTTCACCTTTTTGTGGGTAAAAAGTCGGTATGACTGCAAATCTCCGGATGGTGTTTTGCCGATCGACCTTGGAATATGTAGCAGCTTTCTTTACGGCAATGCCGCTCAGGCGCGGCGATAAACCTCGGCGGCGGCCCGGTGCAGCAGGGCGTGCCGCGCCACCAGCGCGTCGAGATTGTTGTCGTAGCCGCCGCCGATGACGGCTGCCACCGGTATGCCTCGCTTCAGACAGAGGCCCAGCACCGCGCGGTCGCGCTCGAACAATCCCCGGTCGGTGAGGGCGAGCTTGCCCAGTTTGTCGCTGCGGTGGGGATCGACCCCGGCGTCGTAGAGCACCAGGTCGGGGCGGACGGTCTCGATGAGCCCCGGCAGGTGCTCGTTCAGGACGCGCAGGTAAGTATCGTCGTCCAACCCGATGGGCAGCGGAACGTCCAGGTCGCTGCGCTGCTTGCGGCCGGGAAAATTTTGTTCGCAGTGCATCGAGAAGGTGAACACCCCGGGTTCGTCCGCGAAAATCCAGGCGGTGCCGTCGCCCTGGTGCACATCAAGATCGACGATGAGCACGCGGCGCACCTGTCCCTCGGCCAACAGCACCCGGGCGCTCACCGCCAGGTCGTTGAAGATGCAAAAGCCGGAACCGAAGTCCGGAAAGGCGTGGTGGGTGCCGCCGCAGGTGTTGCAGGCGAGACCGTGCCTGAGGGCGAGCCGGGCGGTCAAGATCGTGCCGCCCACGGCGGTGCAGGTGCGCTCGACTAGAGCCGGACTCCAAGGTAGGCCAATGCGCCGAAATTCCTGAGCGCTTAAGATCCCTGCGCAAAAATCCGCGACATAGCGCGGCGCGTGCACCAGTGTCAGCCACTCCCAACCGGCCCGCTCCGGCTCCCAAAATTGCTCCGGCCGGGCGACGCCCTGGTTGAGCAAATAGTGGTGGAGGCGGCTGAATTTGCCCATTGGAAAGCGGTGGGCGGGGGGCAGGTTCGCCTCGTAGCGGGGGCTGTAAACGAAGGGCAGTTCCACGCCGAACGGCTCAATCGCCGATGATTTCAGGCTCGTTCATTTCGTCGGACATCTCGAAGATGGCCCGCAGCACCGGTTTGAAGTTGCCGTCGTCGTCGTTGAGATCTTCGTAGCGGCGGCGCTTGGCGCGGTTGGCCACCTGGACGGTGATGCGATAGCGGTTGGCGGCGGCGTCGACCAGTTGCTCGACGCGGCGCATCAACTCTGCGGTTTCAACCACCGGCTGGTTCATCGGGTATTTCCTCAAACAACAGACGTTCTACTGCTTCGACGGCCGCCGCCAGTTTGTCGTTGACCACCTGGTGATCGAAGCGGTCGGCTAGGGCCAGTTCTTCACGGGCGCGCGCCAGACGGCGCTCGATCGCCTCGGGCGCATCGGTGCCGCGGGAGCGCAGGCGCTCCGCCAGCACCTCCAGCGAAGGCGGGCGAATGAATACCAGCATAGCCGCCGGAAAGTTGTTTTTGACCTGCAGCGCCCCTTGCACGTCGATTTCGAGGACCACCGGCTCGCCCACTGCCAGCCGTTCGAGCACCGGAGTCTTGGGAGTGCCGTAGTAATTGCCGACGTAGCAGGCCCACTCCAACAGATCATCCGTGGCGATCCATTCTTCAAATTCGGCGGCGCTCAAAAAGCGATAGTCCCTGCCGTCGACCTCGCCGGGGCGCGGCGGGCGGGTGGTGGCCGACACCGAGACATAGAGCCCCGGGTGACGCTCGCGCACTTCCCGCAAGATCGTGTCTTTGCCGACGCCGCTCGGGCCGCTGAGCACCAGCAACCTACTCAAGGGATGCCCTGCAGGCGATCCGGCGGATCGCCGATAAAATGGCATGGCCTGATGCGCAGCGTTCCAATCCAATGGGCCGGACGTCCATAAAAGCAGGTACAGCATTTCCCGTATCTCATCGTAACGCGCCCCCCGGCGGTGGGTGCGGCGGGCCGGGCACAAAGGAGTCGGGCTGAGCATGCAAGCGGTCGATTTTACAGCGCTGAGCGCAGCGCGCGCCGAAATCCAATCCGCCTGGATTCCGGCGCGCGTCGAGCAGATTCGCCAGGACGATTACCAGACCATCAAACTGCAGCTGAAGACCTTTGCTGCCCAGCGCTGGCTGGTGGCCAGTTGCCACCCTCAGGCGGCCCGGCTGCACATGGGCGAAGCGAGCCGGGGCAAGGGGGCGCGCTTCTCCTTTGCTTCGACCCTGCATCAGTACCTGGGGGGCCGGGTGCTGGTGCACTGTGTACAGCCGCAATGGGAGCGGATCGTGCGGCTGGGTTTCGCCCGTCGCCCCGAGCAGGAGCCGGAGGTGGAACTGCATGTCGAGGTGATGGGCAAGTACAGCAACATCGTTCTCACCGATCCGAGCGGCCAGATCCTGGCCCTGGCCCACTCGGTCTCGGCCGCCCAGTCGCGGGTGCGGCCTTTGCTGTTGGGAGAAATCTACCAGTCGCCGCCGCCCTTGAGCGGCCCCATCCCCAACCCCGACGAACCCTTTGCAAGCTGGTGCGCCCGGCTTTCGGTGGTGCCCGGTCCTTTTGCCCCCACTTTGTTTAAAGCTTACCGCGGGGTCAGCCAGACCCTTGCCCAGCAGATGCTCGCCGAGGCGCATCTGCCCACAAAAGTGCATATTGCCGAACTTGCAGAAATCGACTGGCGGAGGCTCTGGGAACTCTGGCGGCAGTGGCTCGCCTGCCTAGGCGAGGGCAGCTACCGCCCCGGCTGGACCACCGGCGGCTACACGGTGCTCGGTTGGGATCTGCGCGCTCCCGAGCGCAGCGTGCACACCCTGTTGGATCGCTACTACACCGCCCAGTTGCAGGCGGACCTGCTGCGCGCCCGCCGCTCGCGGTTGCAACAGATCCTCAAAGCGACCCTTGCCAAGGCCGTCAAGCGGCGCGCGGCCCTTGAGCAGATGCTCGCTGGTGCCGCCGAGGGCGAGCGCCACAAGCAGATGGCCGATTTGCTGATGGCTTATCTGCACCAGGGGGCCGAGCCGGGGGCCAGGCGCGTCGTGCTGGAGGACTTCGAAAGCGGCGAACCGGTAACCATTCCCCTCGACCCGACCAAAGATCTGGTGGCCAACGCCCAGGCTTACTACCGCCTGCACCGCAAGGCGAAGCGCGCCCGGCAGGCGGTGACGCCGCTGTTGGAGCAAGCCCGCGAGGAAGTGGCTTATCTGGAGCAAGTCGGTGCCACCGTCGAACTATTGGGCGAGAGCACCGACCTCGAAGCGCTGCTGGAAGTGGAAGAAGAACTGGTCCAGCAGAAGTATGTCGAGGCCAAAGAGAAGCCGGCCACATCCGGTGAGACTGTGCCCTTTCACCGCTTTCTTCTAGAAGGCGAGCGTCTCGTGCTGGTGGGACGCAACAACCGCCAGAACGACCGGCTCACTTTCGAAGTGGCCTCGCCCGCGGATCTGTGGTTTCACGCCCAGGAGATTCCCGGCTCCCACGTGGTGCTCAAGTTGCCCCCCGGCCAGCAGGCCGACCCCGAGCAGATTCAACTGGCGGCCAACGTCGCCGCTTACTTCAGCCAGGCCCGCCAGAGCGCCTTTGTGCCGGTGATCTATACCGAGCGGCGCTTCGTGCGCAAACTCAAAGGCGGCCGTCCCGGCCTGGTCACCTTCCGCGACGAAAAAGTGATCTGGGGCAATCCCAACGCGCTTCCCGACAGAGGAACATAGAATCACCCCAGAGCCCAACTTTTCTATGCCGGAGCCGCAACTCGACATTCCCCAGGAACTGCCTTTGTTGAAGGCGCTCTGTTGGCAGACGGGGAGCACATCCGGTCTGTCGCCGCGCGAGATGTTGCAGATCTACGAACGCGGCTGGCGGTTTCGGGGCGTGCTTGCCGACCTCGGCGAGCAGGAGCGCGAATTCCTCCAGAAATTGATTCACCGCTTTGGCTCGGATCTCGATGTATCCTGCTAAACGAGAACGACACCGCCGCATCCTGGAGATTCTCGCCCGGTTGGATGCCGAATTTCTCGCACGCTGCCGCGCCCTGTTTGGCGGTGGTACGCTCATCAGCCTGCTGCACGGTGAATTTCGGTTGAGTCTGGATATCGACTTTCTCTGTTCGGTGGACGAGGGCTACCGCCTGCTGCGCACAGTGATCGGCGAGCGGGGATACAGGGCTTTGTTTGCAAGCCGAGAGGGCGTCTTGTTGCACAGGGAAATCCGCGCCGACCAGTACGGCGGCGCCCACTGGCAGCTGTTCGGGGCGGGACTGCCCGCGGTGCAGGTGAGCGATCTGTACCTGCCCGCGGACGGCAGCTTCCTGCGCGTCTCGACCTACGGCCGCGGTATCTGGCAGGTGGCGCTCTAGGGTTTGAGGCCCGCTGGCACGCCGTTCGGGTACTGCTGCTTGATCGCCTCGGCGATACGCTCCAGACGTCTATCCGGGTCGGGGTGGGTGCTGAAAAATTCGGGCGGGCGGGCACCTCCCCCGGCCGCCTTCAGCGTGCGCATCACCGCAAGCAGCGAGCGCGGATCGTAGCCCGCCTCGGCCATGTAGGTAATGGCGAGCCGGTCTGACTCCAGTTCGTCCTCGCGGCCGAAGCGCATGTTGACCAGTTGCCCGAGGGCGGCGGCTACCGCGGCGCTGTTGCGGCTGGAGGGGTCGTAGGGGTCGTAGGTGGCGATCACCGCCGCCCCGGTGAGGCCCTGGGTCAACTGCTGCTTGGCCAGTTGCTCGGCGCCGTGGCGGCCCACCACGTGCCCAATCTCGTGGGCGAGGACGCCCGCCAGTTCGCCTTCGCTTTTGAGGCGGCCCAGCAGCGCGCTGGTGATAAAGATCTGGCCCCCGGGCAGGGCAAAGGCGTTCACCGTGCGCGGGTCGTCGAGCAGGTGAAATTTGAAGCGGTAGGGGCTGCGGCTTGCCGCAGTCCCGCGCACGAGCCGCTCGCCGACGCGATCGACCAGTTGCTGGCCCCGAGCGTCGCGCGAGGTGCCGCCGTACTGCCGCTGCAGTTGCGGCAACGCCTGCAATCCGAGGGCGATCTCCTGCTCGGGGGTAATCGTGATGTTTTGCTTCTCGCCGGTGACCGGGTTGACCTGGGTAGAACTGAAGTAAGTAAACAACGCGCCACCGGCCAAAACCAGTGCGATGAGCACGCGAAAGAAACCGCCGCCGGAAGATCTGCCCATGGATGTAACGAATTGGATGGTGTGAAAAGTGGGTGCACCGATTCGATTGAAAACGTGGTCGATCCTACCTATCTGCAATCGGCAGCGACGAGGAACGGGTACCCCTGCGAAGCCGCCGATGTCACGATACAAGTTCACCCGCTCGTGCGCCATCATCCCGGGGACGCACCCGGCGTGCGGTGCACAGCGAGAGCGACGATACCGTAGGTGTAGCGACCAGCAATAGTAGAGGCTCCGACCTGCAATAAGGGCAAAGTGAGCCAGGATTAAATGCAACCAAGCCAACAATGACTGTACCTCGACCTGCAATATTGCAGCTGAGCCAGCATTAATTGCAAATGGCTGGAACCCTTGACAGACTACATTCACGTTGGTAGAGAAAAAGGTAAGAGACCCATCAGGAGATGACAAAACCTGGCTTCGAATCCTATGATCGGCTCTGTTGACTGCTGAAAGGTCGAGCCTTCGTGCATCGACTCTCGTGAGCAGAAGGGTAGGGAGTCGGAGGTTTTCCTGCCCTCCAGTTGCACTTAATCCTAGCCAAGACGGACGATTGCAGGTTGAGGGCGGATGGTTGCAGGTCCGGGTGCATTTATGCCTGGTCCACAGTAATCCCTGGTTGCAATTAACCCCGGTCGAGAATCTCCTTATTGCAGGTTCGGGCCTCTACTATTGCTGGCTGCTAAAGCTAGGCTCCAAGGGCGAAAGGCTCTCAAAAGGGAGTTGACTGAGGTTATGGACATGAAGCAGACGCTGGTAATGGCGATCCGGTCTCAGTTTATGCGGCCCTGCGGGTTTGCAGGCTGGCTCGTCGGATGGGAGATGGCACTGCGGTCGTCGAACCGCAAGCGTAACGTGTGGGCAGTCGGTCTGCTCGGGGTGGAGCCAACCGACCGCGTCCTTGAGATCGGCTTCGGGCCGGGGATCGCGATCCGGGAGCTGAGCCGCCGGGCGACGCACGGCCTTGTGTGTGGCGTCGATCACTCGGAAGTCATGGTCCGGCAAGCGACCAGGCGCAACGCGGACGCCGTACGCGCGGGCCGTGTGGAGCTGCGTTGCGGTTCGGCCGAGCACCTGCCGGCGTTTGAGGAGCCGTTTGCCAAGGTCTTGGCCGTGAACAACATGGGCATGTGGCGCGATCCAGGCGAGCGGCTGAAAGAGCTTCATAGCCTCATGCGGCCCGGAGGACGGATCGCGATCGTCTCCCAGCCGCGGTGCCACGGTGCCACGGCGGAGACAACAGTGGCTGCAGGCCGCGAGATCGCGGCACGTCTCACAGAGGCGGGCTTCACGTGCATCCGATCGGACACGCTTGCGCTCAAACCCCCCGTCGTCTGCGTAATCGGCGAGGTCTCATGAAGACTGCTGTGGTGGACAAGGTCGCCTAGGGCGTGTCATCAATTTAGCCAAACGACCGCCGCTGCAAGATAAACGGCTCCCAGAAAATGGATAGCCCGCTTGTCGTACCGCGTCGCTATCGCCCGATATTGCTTCAGCCTTGCAAAGAAGTTCTCTATCAAGTGCCGCGCTTTGTACAAGTCCTTGTCATACTCCCGCGCCACCTTGCGGTTGCTCTTAGACGGGATTACCGCTGTCTTTCCCGCACACTCAAGCACTTCTATCACCCGCTCATCCGCGTCGTAGCCCTTCTCCCCAATCACCGTCCCAGAGGCCAGACCCACCAAAAGCACATCCGCCCCCTCTAGGTCACTCGCCTGACCTGCCGTCAGATGAAAGCTCAACGGGTTGCCCAAAGCATCGACCGTGGCATGGATCTTCGTACTTAGTCCCCCGCGACTGCGACCGATTGCTTAGAGTCACGCTCCCCCCCTTTGCCCCAGCACTGTGTTGGTGGGCGCGCACAATCGTCGAGTCAATCATCGCGTATTCATTGTCCGCGTCTTGGGCCAGATGCTCGAAGACCCTTTGCCAGACACCCGATTTGGACCAACGGCTGAAGCGGGTGTGCACGACGCGAAAATCGCCGAAGCGGGCGGGCAGGTCTCGCCAGGGAATGCCTGCTCTGTAGCGGAACAGGACGGCTTCGATGAACAAGCGATTGTCTTTAGCGGTGACGCCGACGGTCCCTTCGCGTCCTGGCAGAAGGTCTTTGATGCGTTCCCATTGGTCGTCTCGCAGGGCATAGCGTCTGGTTGTCATGTCTGGAACTTGCGGGAGTAGAGATCTCCTTCAATTTTTTTAGCTAATTGATGACAGGCCCTAGGGTTCGGCCAGCCATTCCGCGGCGGCGCGATCCCGGGCGATTACCCGGCCCTGACGA harbors:
- a CDS encoding phycobiliprotein lyase — its product is MARDVIDFFRASAGRWFSQRNRLDLTGRRSEGSRSEVEIACLEADDPRAIELCRLGGIDPDRAAGALLIEWKGALDFDNKTYAGRSLLVSAPDTPGSGEGDLVAQTAAGGEPLVGRFRMGEDDALTLLTRHGAVEIKERLLFASPNLRLRAGVVTGPDGLSVTTFCSEVRRAEAPPAQQPPQTQARTWPSQTNELPDWITEEMANKGDNPEV
- a CDS encoding mechanosensitive ion channel family protein, with translation MEQVLQYLGRFFTQPLFTISGTAVSATSVLVFAVLTVMSIWLGRQGRRLVRQLVAGRLEATLANALDQIVNVLVIVAGLYIALRFVGIDVSGLVVLASALGVGIGFGLQNIASNLISGVIILLERPISVGDRVTVGDTIGDVSHIGLRSTEIITPDNIMIIVPNTEFVSNRVINWTRGKPQTRVRLPIGVAYGSDLDRTRQVLLGVAARQTGVLAEPAPEVWLAGFGDSSLNLELLVWVSAPNLIPRLKSQLNFAVEAALRTHRIAIPFPQREVRVVIDGTTNGSIPPTGSRSPEETSR
- a CDS encoding ribonuclease catalytic domain-containing protein, which translates into the protein MERGTLVEFRLQGGRRLGVISGPDGKKNFNLQTQTGNTQTVHPRQITYQVAGGPYRTSELPAFESQVQNYLDQADLEVAWELFRESHALVSPEDLAQLLFDTAAPAACYAAHCLLSEDRLYFKQKGDGYEPRPTAQVEELRHQQAVEQRKAQEQARFLARVQSVLGGAADEWEPSDRLRLDALERYALWGDEASDRASAQDVLSQLGHTTRSEDAIALLVALRLWSPHENIHLRRSGIPVHFGTPVSEYARKLLENPPADPASRRDFGRLAIYTIDDESTREIDDGLSLEMLEDGREKLWIHIADPTRWVQPGDPLEAEARRRATSVYLPTGAIPMFPPELATGPMSLLPGQLNCALSFGAIIGPDGAVENFEVTPALVRTVYPVTYEEADPLIASGEEPVLARLHEIALARRRHRHQRGAVSIDLPEAQVKVKDDEIRLEILGDSASRLLVSEMMILAGELAARLAIEAGIPVPFRTQPAPELPPADELLRLPAGPVREFAVCRCMQRGEVSVYPARHAGLGLDAYTQATSPIRRYSDLLVHFQIKAHLRHEPLPLTLEHLKELLAMIDAAGQEVTQIERLSERYWIYEYLRHRRHQVQPGLVLDYLGGDPQRALVLLESVALRLPVRLDRPVSKGEMVDLQIVQVDPRQDLLVLKEVRQAH
- a CDS encoding aldo/keto reductase, encoding METRRLGTNGPHITTIGFGAWAVDGPWQFGWGPVDDRESAAAIRAALDAGVNWIDTAAVYGFGHSEKIVGEAVKGRRDEVFIATKCGLLGGETKSPVRSLRPKSITAEADASLRRLGVDHIDLYQFHWPDVNTPVEDSWGAMVELVEAGKVRYAGVSNFDVPLLEKILPIHPVTSLQPPYSLIKRGIEAELVPFCREHGIGIVVYSPMQAGLLTGKFDPDRLAPDDWRRRAAWFAPENLDRNLALVEHLRPIAARYGKSVGQLAIAWVLRDTAVTSAIVGARRPDQVRENVEASGFHLGEADLAEIEAILATQS
- a CDS encoding histone deacetylase family protein yields the protein MELPFVYSPRYEANLPPAHRFPMGKFSRLHHYLLNQGVARPEQFWEPERAGWEWLTLVHAPRYVADFCAGILSAQEFRRIGLPWSPALVERTCTAVGGTILTARLALRHGLACNTCGGTHHAFPDFGSGFCIFNDLAVSARVLLAEGQVRRVLIVDLDVHQGDGTAWIFADEPGVFTFSMHCEQNFPGRKQRSDLDVPLPIGLDDDTYLRVLNEHLPGLIETVRPDLVLYDAGVDPHRSDKLGKLALTDRGLFERDRAVLGLCLKRGIPVAAVIGGGYDNNLDALVARHALLHRAAAEVYRRA
- a CDS encoding DNA-directed RNA polymerase subunit omega; translated protein: MNQPVVETAELMRRVEQLVDAAANRYRITVQVANRAKRRRYEDLNDDDGNFKPVLRAIFEMSDEMNEPEIIGD
- the gmk gene encoding guanylate kinase; this translates as MPFYRRSAGSPAGHPLSRLLVLSGPSGVGKDTILREVRERHPGLYVSVSATTRPPRPGEVDGRDYRFLSAAEFEEWIATDDLLEWACYVGNYYGTPKTPVLERLAVGEPVVLEIDVQGALQVKNNFPAAMLVFIRPPSLEVLAERLRSRGTDAPEAIERRLARAREELALADRFDHQVVNDKLAAAVEAVERLLFEEIPDEPAGG
- a CDS encoding Rqc2 family fibronectin-binding protein; its protein translation is MQAVDFTALSAARAEIQSAWIPARVEQIRQDDYQTIKLQLKTFAAQRWLVASCHPQAARLHMGEASRGKGARFSFASTLHQYLGGRVLVHCVQPQWERIVRLGFARRPEQEPEVELHVEVMGKYSNIVLTDPSGQILALAHSVSAAQSRVRPLLLGEIYQSPPPLSGPIPNPDEPFASWCARLSVVPGPFAPTLFKAYRGVSQTLAQQMLAEAHLPTKVHIAELAEIDWRRLWELWRQWLACLGEGSYRPGWTTGGYTVLGWDLRAPERSVHTLLDRYYTAQLQADLLRARRSRLQQILKATLAKAVKRRAALEQMLAGAAEGERHKQMADLLMAYLHQGAEPGARRVVLEDFESGEPVTIPLDPTKDLVANAQAYYRLHRKAKRARQAVTPLLEQAREEVAYLEQVGATVELLGESTDLEALLEVEEELVQQKYVEAKEKPATSGETVPFHRFLLEGERLVLVGRNNRQNDRLTFEVASPADLWFHAQEIPGSHVVLKLPPGQQADPEQIQLAANVAAYFSQARQSAFVPVIYTERRFVRKLKGGRPGLVTFRDEKVIWGNPNALPDRGT
- a CDS encoding nucleotidyl transferase AbiEii/AbiGii toxin family protein, whose product is MYPAKRERHRRILEILARLDAEFLARCRALFGGGTLISLLHGEFRLSLDIDFLCSVDEGYRLLRTVIGERGYRALFASREGVLLHREIRADQYGGAHWQLFGAGLPAVQVSDLYLPADGSFLRVSTYGRGIWQVAL